The genomic DNA AAATCCTGATCTTCATCTCTTTGATATAAAAAATGTGCTCTATCAATTTTATCATTTGGCGGAAATGCAGATAGAATCAAATCAAGTTCACTATTATTGTCAGCATCAAAGAATTTAACTGCCCGTCCTCTGCTGGCTTCAAAATGCTTGAATTCGTTTTCTTTACTTATCGACCTATCAAGGTTTACTGTATACGCTCTTAACTTTCTTGGATTTTTACCGTCTCCTCCTCCAGGTTGTACTAAAACATCTACTAAGCCATCGAAATTATAATCTCCAACTGCAATTCCATGAGTATCTCCAAAAATAAAGGGCTTCCCTTTTTGATACGTTCCTTTGTTATTCCAAAACAATTCTACGCGTCTGGAATGTTCTGTTAACAGTAAATCTAAATACCCATCTTGATCAAGATCTGCTATAACGGCATTATCAAACTTTCTTCTCGACCGTTTTTCTAGAGGTATAACCTCTTCTTTTTCAGAAAAAGTCAGTTTAGTACTTGACTCTAAACGTGTCTGAGCTGTACAAATGCTAAAGCTTAAAAGCGTATTTAATAATAAAAAACGTAGCACAGATAAAATATTAAATAGCTTTATATGATACATAATTCTATTCGATGAATGTTGAAATTAAAAAGGGCTTGCTTATCTTGTTGATAAAACCCTATAGAATAAAACATACCTAGTTTGGAAGGCTTCCTTTCCAACCTTTATTAAATTGAGTAATAAGTGTCTTAACAACTTCAGGATTTTCTTTTGCTACATTTTTAGTTTCTGTAGGATCATTTTGATGATCGAACAGCTCTACAAATAAGGGTTCGCTTTCAGGATTTTTATAGTCTTTCCAGATAATAATTCTATATCTTTCTGTACGCATTGCATATCCCATTACATTATTTTCAAACAGGCTTCTATCCCATTTGTCTCCTTGTTGTTTTTTAATGCGTTCTTCTACTTCTTCAATTAATGGACCAAAATAGGTTTCACGCATCCCTTGAGATAATGGATTTGCAGCCCATTCTCTCAATGCCGGATTTGGAAACTGACTGAATGCTGCTTTTTTCCAAGGGGTATTGGGTTTACTCAACAAAGTTTTAAAACTTTTTCCTTCTAAATGTTCTGGTAAATCTATTTCAGCCAAATCACAAAGGGTTGGATACATATCCACCAATTCGACCAAAGCATCTGTTTTGTTCCCTCGAACTTCCTTGGCCATATCTGGCGTCCAAACTATTAAAGGCACTCTGGTTGCAATTTCATAATTTGTGGCTTTCCCCCAAATACCCATATCTCCTAAGTGCCATCCGTGATCGCTCCACAACATAATTATGGTATTATCTCTTAAACCTGCTTCATCAAGTGCATCTATCATTTTACCTATTTGTGCATCTACGTAGCTAATACATGCTAGATAAGCATGCTTTAGGGTTCTTGCCATTTCATCATCTATAGGTCCTTTTTTAGGAATTCCATAACGAGCACGTAATTCAAAAGATGGATGTAACCCCATAGCAGCACCGTTTTCTGGCCCCTCAGTTTGTTCTGCTAACTTAATTTTAGCTGGGTCGTACATGTCCCAATATTTTTTTGGAGCCATCCAATTTAAGTGTGGCTTCTTCATACCCATACCTAAAAAGAAAGGTTTATCTGGATTTTTCTCCTGCATATCTTTTAGTGTGGCAATAGCTAATTCAGCATTGTAACCATCTTCGTAGAAATAATCTGGAACATCAGCCTTTTCATAAGCGGGTCCTTTTCCTAAACCGTTTCTAGGTGCATTTTTGCCATATTTTGCAATGACTTCTTCGGTTGCCTTTTTTGAAAAAGCCTGATTCTCTGGAAGTGCATATCCTCCGGGTGTTTTACTCTTTTCAACCGTCATTTTATCATAGGCTGGTTTTCTACTCCATGACAAATTTAAATCAGCAAAACCTGGTTTGTGATAAATTTTACCTGTATGTGTAGTTTCGTAACCATTATTTTTAAAGTGCTGAGCAAGCGTTATAATATCAGGGTTTGCATCCCTGAAATAGGTAAAGTTTTCAATCACATTAATTGTTTCTGGCCTTGCTCCTGTCATTAAACTAGCACGAGAAGGACTACAAATAGGTTCTTGACAATAGGCTTTGTTAAACAACAAACCATCTGCTGCCAAAGCATCTATATTAGGGGTAATCGCTATTTCTGAACCATAAGCCCCTATTTCTGGTCTTAAGTCATCTACAGCTAAAAATAAAATATTTGGTTTTTTCTTTTCTTCTTTCGGTTTTTCTGTGTTTTTACATCCAAATGCAATAAGTACAGCGAATAGAAAATAATAAGCTTTCATATAGTTATGATATTTATACAATGTGATTAATTTGCTAAGTTTAGAAAAATTACTTCAAAAACATTAGCCATTAATAACATATAATATAACGAATTTACCCTATTTGTAATTCCAAACAATTTTAGATTGGAATTGAACAAAAGCTGCTATTAGTTCCAAATAATTGGCAAAAATACTGTCATTTCTTCATCTCCTCTGTTACTCCAAGTGAAGTATGGAACGAATTGGGTTTTATAAGATTTAAATTTGGGTTTTTGAACTTCATTGTACATACCTTTCAAATTATCCTTTCGAATAAGTACTTCGCCTTCTATAGCCATAATACCTCCCAAAAGATTTGGCTTATATATGGCTTCCAGCAGTTTATCAGATGATAAATAGGCATCAAAAATATTCGCTTCTTTAGGTAAATCTACAGATTCCAGGCAATATACAACGGGCCCTCTTTTTAGTGCGACTTGATTACGAACTTCTTCAATTCTAGGATGTCCTTCCACAAATTTGATGTCCATAGGCAGATCCATTAAAATTATATCACCTTTTTTCCATTGGCGTTCAATAACGGCAAAGCTTCCTGCTTCAACTTTCCCAATAGGGTTATTATTTACCCTAACTTCGGTTCCTTTAGCCCAATCTGGTATCCGTAATAAAATTTCAAAAGGGTCATTTTTACATGCTTCAACAGTTATTTTAACCTGTCCTTCCCAAGGGTAATTTGTTTCTTGCTTCAGTTTAATTTTTGAATCGTCTAGTAATTTGGTATCTAATTTATTGCCACCATAAAGATTAACGGAAATACCGTTAGACGATTTACTATATGCCCAGGCAGGCGATTTTGCAATAGTTCTTACCAGATTTGGTGGACAACAAAAACAATTTAGATAAGGTTGTCTTTGGGGAAACTCGGTATTCATTTCTTCGTAGTTTAAAGCGCCTTCAATTTTTCTTAGCGGATTAGAATAATAGTAGTGCTTTCCATCCAGACTTATCCCAGAAAGCGCACTATTATAAAGCACCAATTCCATAATATCTGCATATTTTGCTTCGCCTTTTATACCTAACATACGATTGCTAAACATGGAATTACAAATGTTTGCACAGGTTTCATTATAGGCCGTTAAATTCGGCATTTGATATTCTGCTGCAAATCCCTCTTCGATATTATCTTTCCTCGAAGATCTTCCATAATGTGTTTGCCCTAAGGCTCCCGTGATGTACATTTTTTTGTGTACTACATTATCCCAAAGCCTATCGAGCGCATCAATCAAAGCCTGTTCACCAGTTTCTGCATAAACATCGGCTGCTCCTGCATAATAATATAGTGCTAAAACGGCATGACCAACGGCTTCATTTTCTTTTCGTAAAGGAACGCGCTCTTGCACCATATCTCCAACAGGGTATCCTTTTGTAGAATTACTCCCAAAAATTATAGATTTACCCCGCATATTTATAAATATTTCAGCGAGTTCCAAATACCTATTGTCTCTTGTGGTTCGATAAAGTTCAACCAATCCCATAATCTGAGTTTGATTAAAGCCAAACCGTTTTAAATGTTGGGGTTGGGACTGGAACAACCTGTACAGCATATTAGCATGCTTTATAGCTATCCCTAAAAAATTGGTCTTGCCCGTTACACGATGATGTATAACGGCACTGGTTAATAAATGTCCACTATTATAAAGCTCGTGATTTTTTCTGTTTTCGAAAGGTTCCAAATCTTCCCTAATGATGATTGGGGTTGACAAATAACCATCTGGCTGTTGTGCTTTTGCTATGACATTAATTATTTCATCTAATTCTTTTAGGATGTTTTCATCCTTATTAACACCGTATAAATAAACAGATGCTTCCATCCATTTATAAAAGTCACCATCATGCCATGGAAACCCTTTATGAATGCCCTCTTTTAAGCCTGCCGCTATTTTGAAATTGTTATAGGCATGACCAATATTCCCTTTTAAAATGGATCCCATGTGCGGAATCATGACTTGTTCTGCTTCTTTCCATTTATCTGCCCAAAAACCGTCTGTCCATCTACAATCGCCAATATCTATACTTTTCAGTTTTACGTTTGGGCTATTTATAGTATTAATTACACCTCGTCCGACAAGTTCGATATTTTTTACATAAGCATTTTCTTTTGAATCAATGGGATCTGCACTTCGCTTTTTACTTTGAACGCTCTTACATGATAGAACTAAGATGAAACCACAACAAATGGTAAGCATTAATTTTTTCATAATTAAAAACATTTTAAGGTTTGGTGAAGCCGAAATAGAATAGATTAAATTAATAAAAAATAACCATTTACAAACCAAATAGCATCAAAATAAAAACACCTACTAAACCTGATAACCCCATCACCAAAGATTGCACAGTAAATGTGCGATACAATACTTTGGGCGGTACTTCATGTAGTCGATTAAGCAGCCAGAAAAAACTAGAATTGGCATGGAATACGCAAAACGAACCACAACCAATTAGAGCTGCTACCATTTCAGGTGATATAGGTAAACTATCTACCATTGGTCCCAACATTGATGCGCTTCCTACTAACGACACCGTTATTGAACCTGTAGAGGTTGTTAAAATTGCCGCAACAATAAAGGGCAATAAAATACCTAAGAATGGAAATTGAGCAAATACTGTAACTATTTGATCTTGTATTCCAGTTTCGCGAATAACATAACCCAATGAACCACCTGCCCCTGTTATCATAATGACTAATGCCGATTTTACTATCGCTTGTTCTACCAATCTATTCGTAGTACTTCTTTTGTCTTTTGATTTAATTTGAAAAACGGCAATAACAGCACCTATTAAAACCGCTACTAAGGGAATTGTGCAAAAGTTGAAAATTTGGACAAGCATGTTTTCTGTTTCAAAAGACAGAAAAGATCCTAACCCGATTAAAATAATAGGAGCGAGTATTGGCAAAATATCATAAAATAAATTTCCCTTTTGAAAATTTGTTTTGTCATCAAACTTATTTTCTGAATGTGTCGTTGTTTTCCTAAGCTTTTCATCATATTTAAGCCAAGTATTTTTAACAAAAAACAATACCCAAAATATACCACCTGTCATTGCAAAAATTGCCACTATAAGATTGACGGTAAGCATACTTCCTATGTCTAATCCAAGTGATTCAGCAACAGCCAATGGGCCTGGTGTTGGTGGTATTAATGTATGAGCAACTGTTAATCCAGCGGTTAATGATAAACCAATAAATAAAACTGGACGTTTACTTTTTACGGAAAGTGATTCTACAACAGGTTGTAACAAAATATATGCAACATCAACAAATACTGGAATGGAAACTACATAGCCCGTAAACCCCATGGCCCAAGGCAACTTTTTTTCACCTAGCCATTTTATGATGCGATTTGCTATTCGAAACGCACCTCCAGTTTCTTGAAGTACTTCGCCTATAAAAGCCCCAAGAATAATAATGATTGCAATACCTCGTAATGTGCCACTAAAGCCTTCTAATAATACCTGTACACTTCTCTCTCCACCCATTCCTAATGCTAAAGCCAATGCCAGGGCTGTAAGAATCAGGGCTATAAAAGGATGTACTTTCCATTTTGAAATGGAAAATATCAATAATAAAAGAAAGAATAATAGTATGGAAAGGCTTAACACCATAAGTTAGTGTTTACCCTCTTACTTTATCTACAATATTTTTACATGCATCAAAATAAATTCCAACATCTACAGCATAGGAAATATATTTTACGCCTAAATCTATCCATTGTTTTGCAGATTCTGGACTCTCCACAAACGTACCAACCACTTTTCCTAAGGGAGCCGCTTTTTCAACAATTTCCTTCATTTGAGAAATTACTTTTGGATGGTTTACTTGTCCTGGAACCCCACAAGACTGAGACATATCGTATGGTCCAATAAAAATGACATCAATGCCATCTACCTGGAGTATTTCATCTATATTATTGAAGGCAATATTTCCTTCAATGTGGATAATAGTTCCCGTTATTTTATTAGCATTACCAAAGTAATTTTCTTTTGGCATAGAAGCGTAATCTGCTGCTCTTACATATCTGCAAACACCTCTTGCTCCTTCTGGGAAGAATTTTGCTGCTTTTACCACACGTCTGGCATCATCAGCAGTTTCAATTTGCGGTACTTGCACATATTCTGCACCAATATCAAGTGCTTTAGAAATCATATTCTCATTGATTTCCGGAACTCGTATTACTGGCACAATACCTTTTGCTTGTGCCGCCCTCACATGATTTTGAACTGTTTGAATAGTATTTGGACCGTGTTCCAAATCTATAATCACAAAATCGAAACCAGCAAATGCAGCAACTTCAACCAAAGCAGGATCACTTACTTTCATAAATGGCCCTACAACAAATTCTTTATTATCAAATAAACTCATATTAGTTCTTTTATTTTAATCTGCTAAACTATAAATTCTTTTTATTTCTTTTGAAGTTTTGCTTGAATTTCTTCGATGGTTAAACCTTTGGTCTCAACTAGATATTTAAATAAAATAATTAAACCAATACCAACAATTATAGCATAGACCAACAAGGTTGTACTGATACCGAATTTATCGAGTTGCCATGGAAAAAACTGCTGTACCAGCATGCTTACAAGGCTAGTAATAAGTGTAATTGCAGGAATTGCAATTCCCCTAATAGAAATTGGAAATATTTCTGAAAAGAGCACCCACATTACCGGACCAACAGAAAAATGGAAAGCTGCAATAAAGCTTAATATTGCAAAGAAAATAAGCATAGCATTTAAAGACGCTGATTTCTGAATCAATAGACCAGAAAAATCCCTTGCATCGTCTTCTCCCAAAGTGTCCCTAAGCGCACTTTTAAATTCAACATCACTTTTATATTCTACTCCAACTATGGCATTGAGCCTTTGAGAATTTGGTATTTCAGTCATTTCTGCTACGGCTTCTTGACTTACGGTATAGCGCGCTTGATTGAAACCATAAGAGCATAGACCTAAACTAGCCACAATCCAAACCATTCCCCAAATAATTAATGGTCTTCTTCCTAATTTATCTACCAGTAACAGTCCTAAAATAGTAAATATTACACTAGTTAATCCAATCCAAATGGCTTGTAAAAACGAAGCATCACTACCAATTCCTAATTGTTCAATTACGGTTTGCGCATAAAACAAAATGGCATTGATTCCGGTTGCTTGTTGTGCGATAGCAATAGTAAGTGCAATGATTAGTGTAACCCGCATAGGTTTACCCATAATTTCCTTAAACTGTGCTTTTAACGAACGATCGTCTGAGCTTTTATTTAAACTCTCTTGCATATCTGTTATATGATGCTCAACTTCACTTTCTGGAATTAACTTTCGCAATGTTGTTTTTGCCTCATCTATTCTATTTTGAAACACCAACCACGATGGACTTCTAGGTACTAAGAATAATAGTCCTAACCATATAACGGCTGGCAATATTTCTGTTCCGAGCATCCAACGCCATGTGTTTGTATCGAGTCCCCACTCTGATACCCAGTCTGCACCAGAAGCAACTAAATCGATAATGAAATAATTAATGAAATATGCTGCCGAGAGACCAATTACAATATTTATTTGTATCATGGAAACTAGCTTCCCACGATACTTTTGTGGTGCAATCTCCCCAATATACATGGATGCTAAAGAAATAGAAGTAAAGGCTAAACCGCCCAAGAAACGTGCAATAACGAGCATAATATAACTCGGTGCGAATGCCGAAGATACCGCCGAAATGATATATAGAATGGCAATAATTTGAATGGCTCTTTTACGTCCAAATCTATTACTAACCCAACCAGCGAAGAGTAACGCTAGTAAAACCCCCCAAGCGGGAGCACTTACAACTGTACCCAACTCTAAAGAAGATAGTGCAAATTCTTTTGAAATAAATTTGGTTGTTCCTGAAATTAAAGCAGCGTCTAATCCAAACAGAAACCCTCCCATGGCCACAATTGTGGCATATGTAAATGCATTTTTTTTGTAAGAACCCATATATCTTATTTTAGTTAGTTAGTTTTTTCCTATGAAAGTTGTGGTGTTTAATTTACTAATTTTATGTTCAACTGTCTCTCCGTTGGTCCAAGTTATTTTAACTTTTACTGGCTGGTTACTTGAGCCTAAGCCAAAATGAACCCTATTGTTAAAACTGAGAGAATATTGTGCTCCTGTTGAACCTATACGCCTTTGTTGAATATTTTTACCGGACTTGATTGTTACTAATGCGCCTAAAGCTGTTGCTTTTTTTGACGGTGCATCCCCTACTTGCACTACGAGATAATTATTAGTTTTAGTAACATTATTTTCGAAAAGGTGCCATTTACCTCGTTCGTTTCCTATCACAACATCCACTTTACCATCATTATTGAAATCTAAATTCTCAACAGCCATACCGATTGCTCCCAATTCTGTTGAAATGATATTATGTCCTTGCAATTTTTCAAAACCAGATTCCCCTTTATTCATAAAAACGATTGCTTCGTTTTCGTTTACAAGGTTTCCTCTTGGTACAATTAAAATATCTTGAAAGCCATTATTATCAAAGTCCGCAACTGTTGCTGCACTGGAATGTGCTTTAAATAGAAGGTTCATTTTTTTAGTAGCATCTTGAAACTTCTTTCCTTTATTTTCTAATAAAATGTCTGAAAGTCCTTCGGGATTGCCATATTTGGGATAATCCTTTACACCTCTTACGATACCTGTTGCAGGTGCCCAAAGAAACCCTGCTATTTTCCATTTTTTATTCCCTACATAACCAATATACCAACCTTTCTTTTCTTTATAATTTGCATTGTCTGGAAATCCTAGGGCATCACTATTTACTAATCTTATATTTTTTCCAGAATGGGTTTCTCCTTCAAACTCATAATCGTAAGATGCTTCTCCAATATAAAAAGTATCGTTATTGGGCCATTGTGACTGAAAATTTTCCATTTGAAGTACATCACCGGTTTCGATGTCATCAAAATTAAACTCGCCCCGTTTTGTATAAAAACCTAATGTTTTAGATTCTTTATTAAAAAAGGTCTCACCTGTTTCAAAATCTAATCCTCTTGTAAAATATAAATCGAAATCCCCATCATTATCATAATCAATTTCTACAACTCCTGTAACTTCATCAATACTTCTAGGAAGTACTTTTTTACTAACATCTTCAAAAGTAAAGCCTTCTCCTCCTTGATATATTTTCACATTACCATGACCATACATAACGATATCCATGACGTTATCTCCATTGAAATCGGTAAGCAATACTTTTTGACCATCAATTTTACTGGCAGGAAGGGTAGAATTTAAAACCAACTCACCTCCATTATTTTCATAAAGATAGTTTTCGGTTTGTCCTTTTTTTGCGCCATCGGGAAATGCAAAATTTAACAAATCTAAATCACCGTCATTATCTATATCAACAAAACCAACTGTTCTACCACGCATTAGGGCTAATGGTTCTTTAAAGTCCCCCATTGGTATAAATTCCCTACCAACAACGCGATACATTTTTGAATTTCGAGCATTACTACCGGAACCTCCTCCTCTGGACATTACAATTTCAATATTACCATCAAAATCAATATCTCCAGCAGAAACTCCGTGTAAATCTCCCATGATAACATCGTAAGGTTTAGCAAATTTGCCTTTGTTGTTCCAGCATACTTGAATACCAAATCCGTGGTCATTAATTAATAAATCTAAATAACCATCTTGGTCTAAATCAGCAACTACGGGAGCATCCCATTTTCTTAGGTTTTTTTCCTGCCTTGGGAATTCTTTAAAAACTTCTTTAAAAGTTGTCGTCGTATTTTGGGCAATACTATGATTGCTTAACAAAATGCACAATAAAAAACAAAAAGTGAGTGTTTTTTTCAAAATAATTATTTTAATCTAGATTAGTTGTTTAGATACTAAAAAATTACGCATAAAACGTTTCTTGTTTTACGCGTAATTTTAAATTCATCTACCAAATCACAGGCATAAAGACTGTCATTTCTGCTTGACCTCTGTTACTCCATGCGAAATACGGTACTAACTGTGTTTTATATGATTTTAATACGGGTTTAGTTACTGTGTGGTACATATCGTCATTTTTATCTTCTCTTAAAAGCAACTCAGTATTTACAACAGTTACACCACCTAAGAAATCTTCTTTATGTTCTGCTTCTAAGTTAGCATCTCCTTTAATATATACATCTAATATTGAAGTATCCTTTGGTAAATCCGGAGATTCAATACAGTACACTATGGGTCCTCTTTTAACAGCTATTTGATTTCTTACTTCTTCAATTCTGTTGTGCCCTTCTAAACGCGTAACTTCCATTGGCATATCTAAGGTAATTGTATCTCCTGCAGACCATACACGCTCTATATTTGCAAAAGTACCAGGGATAATAGCAATACCAGCATCTTCTCCATTTACTTTTAATGTACTACCAACTGCCCATTTAGGAATTCTAACTTTAATTTCGAAAGCAGAATCTTTACATTCATCTACCGTTATTTTCACTAATCCTTTCCAAGGGTATTCTGTATCTTGAGATAATTTTAATGAAGAACCATCCAGCATAGTAGTGTCCAAGTTATTTCCTCCAAATAATACTACTGCTACACCATTTTCAGATAAATTATAAGCCCATCCTGAACTTTTACATATGGTTCGTACTAAGTTTGGTGGGCAACAAAAGCATTCTAAATAAGGCTGTCTTACTGGGCTTTCTGTTACATCTTCATGCGAATCATAATTTCTAGAATTATTTACCATTCTTAATGGATTAGAATAGAAATAGTCTTCTCCTTCTATACCTATACCAGACAAACCACTATTATACAAAACTAATTCAATAATATCTGCATATCTAGATTCTTCCTTAATCCCCATCATTCTATTGCTAAACATAGCATTACATAGGTTTGCACAGGTTTCGTTGTAAGCTGTCATGTTTGGCATCATGTATGCATCAATGAAACCTTCTTCAATCATGTCTAAGCTAGTAGAAGCACCATAATGTGCTTGACCTACGGCTCCCGTAACATACATTTTTTTCCCGGTTACGTTTTCCCATAATTTATCTAACGCATCAATAAGGGCTTTTTCTCCGGTTTCTGCATACACATCTGCGGCTCCTGCGTAGTAATATAAAGCTAATACTGCGTGACCTACGGCTTCTTCTGATTCTCTTAAAGGTGTTCTTTCTTGAACCATATCTCCAATAGGGTAACCTTCTGTTGTGGAATCATGTGTTATTTCATAAGTACCTCTTCTATTGATAAACTTTTCTGCAAGTTTTAAATATTTTTTATCTTTTACTGTTCTGTACAACTCCACCAGCCCCATAATTTGCGTTTGGTTGAACCCGAAACGCTGGTAATGCTTAGTATCCGGCATAAAATAAGTGTAGAGTAAATCTGCCTGCTTAATAGCGATGTCTAAAAAGTTACGTTGTCCTGTTAAACGATAATGTACTGAACCCGCAATAAACAGATGCCCAAAGTTGTACATTTCATGGTATTTTCTATTCTCAAAGCGATCTGCACCATCGGTGATTTGTATGTGTGTATGAATATATCCATCGTCTTCTTGTGCCCTTCCTATAATTTCGATGTATTCATCTAATTCTTTTAAAATAGATGCGTCTTTGGTAAGTCCATAAATATAGGTTTTGGCTTCCATAAACTTAAAGAAATCACCATCGTGCCAATAAAACCCTTTGTGCTCTCCTTCTTTTTCTCCTGCTGCAATTTTAAAGTTATTTAATCCGTGACCAATATCTCCACACAGCACATCCCCCATATATGGAAGCATTTTGTCTTGTGCTGCTTTTACTTTTTCCGACCAAAAGCCTTTATCCCATTTACAGTCACCAAAATTGATGCTCTTCAATTTCACATAAGGACTCTCTGAGGTATTTGTTATCGCTTTATTATGAGTACTCATAAATTGTATTAATTCTATTATTTAATTTATTAGTTTTTATTTTTTCTTTTTAATTGAAATATCATCAATGAACAGTTTAGCGGCCTTAGTTTCCGGTAAATCTTCTTTACGGATTTCTATAACCATACCGTCAGTATCTCCAGATACTTCTTGTCTAGAAAAATCAGTATTAACGTTTACCCATTGCTTTCTAGGCAACTCTTTTAAACCATTGAATACTAATTCTGTTTTTGGATTCATTAAAGTCACATGAATTGAATCTGTAATTCTACCTTGATCTAACCAAACTTTAGCAGATAAGGTATAATCTCCTGCTGGAATATTTAAAGATCCTTCTGGTGCTTTGGCTACAACTTTATCAACTT from Flavivirga abyssicola includes the following:
- a CDS encoding glycoside hydrolase family 127 protein, with product MSTHNKAITNTSESPYVKLKSINFGDCKWDKGFWSEKVKAAQDKMLPYMGDVLCGDIGHGLNNFKIAAGEKEGEHKGFYWHDGDFFKFMEAKTYIYGLTKDASILKELDEYIEIIGRAQEDDGYIHTHIQITDGADRFENRKYHEMYNFGHLFIAGSVHYRLTGQRNFLDIAIKQADLLYTYFMPDTKHYQRFGFNQTQIMGLVELYRTVKDKKYLKLAEKFINRRGTYEITHDSTTEGYPIGDMVQERTPLRESEEAVGHAVLALYYYAGAADVYAETGEKALIDALDKLWENVTGKKMYVTGAVGQAHYGASTSLDMIEEGFIDAYMMPNMTAYNETCANLCNAMFSNRMMGIKEESRYADIIELVLYNSGLSGIGIEGEDYFYSNPLRMVNNSRNYDSHEDVTESPVRQPYLECFCCPPNLVRTICKSSGWAYNLSENGVAVVLFGGNNLDTTMLDGSSLKLSQDTEYPWKGLVKITVDECKDSAFEIKVRIPKWAVGSTLKVNGEDAGIAIIPGTFANIERVWSAGDTITLDMPMEVTRLEGHNRIEEVRNQIAVKRGPIVYCIESPDLPKDTSILDVYIKGDANLEAEHKEDFLGGVTVVNTELLLREDKNDDMYHTVTKPVLKSYKTQLVPYFAWSNRGQAEMTVFMPVIW